The following are encoded in a window of Amaranthus tricolor cultivar Red isolate AtriRed21 chromosome 2, ASM2621246v1, whole genome shotgun sequence genomic DNA:
- the LOC130806389 gene encoding flavonol synthase/flavanone 3-hydroxylase-like isoform X2 — translation MEDSFHKVTIVNQDGSIKTLKVPVVQELVRHGIHNIPKMFLRPPSESIETAAANLAEDFPCISMVKLRNNMEERENERKKLVDGLKEWGMVLVSDHGIPTNLLCSVKEVIKGFFELSLEEKKKCVGTYVSVDNMGYGRNYVKLDDTPMDWIDRLTMKVSPKESTIGLNVWPQNPPNFREIIETYAGEGKKLSDEILQALAEALSLQKDGFTQHFDTKTREINVRINYYPPCPNPKSTMGISAHTDATVLTVLMEFGASGGLQVMHKHKKVWMNVPWATGELLVSAGDVLEIMSNGRIESPWHRAVTQAEFERYSLALFFNPSLAKEVEPIVGDDLSKCVYKKVVLGEYLENVYKVLTTKEK, via the exons ATGGAAGACTCTTTCCATAAAGTTACCATTGTAAACCAAGATGGCTCAATTAAAACCCTTAAGGTACCCGTAGTGCAAGAACTCGTTCGGCATGGCATCCATAACATACCAAAAATGTTCCTTAGACCACCCTCCGAAAGCATTGAAACCGCGGCTGCTAATTTGGCGGAAGATTTTCCGTGCATAAGTATGGTCAAATTGCGTAATAATATGGAGGAAAGAGAAAACGAGCGAAAAAAATTAGTTGATGGTCTTAAAGAATGGGGAATGGTATTAGTTAGTGACCATGGTATACCAACTAATTTGTTGTGTTCTGTTAAAGAAGTTATTAAGGGGTTTTTTGAGTTATCtttagaagaaaagaaaaaatgtgtTGGAACATATGTTAGTGTGGATAATATGGGTTATGGTAGGAATTATGTTAAGTTAGATGATACACCTATGGATTGGATTGATAGGTTAACTATGAAGGTATCTCCAAAAGAATCAACTATTGGACTTAATGTTTGGCCTCAAAATCCTCCAAATTTCAG AGAAATCATTGAAACTTATGCAGGAGAGGGTAAAAAACTAAGTGATGAAATCCTCCAAGCATTAGCAGAGGCATTATCACTACAAAAAGATGGATTTACCCAACATTTTGACACAAAAACAAGAGAAATAAATGTAAGAATAAACTATTATCCTCCATGTCCAAACCCAAAATCAACAATGGGCATAAGTGCACACACAGATGCAACTGTACTAACTGTTCTGATGGAATTTGGTGCCTCTGGTGGCCTTCAAGTTATGCACAAACATAAGAAAGTATGGATGAATGTTCCATGGGCGACGGGCGAATTGCTAGTAAGTGCAGGAGATGTTCTAGAGATAATGAGcaatggaagaattgaaagtcctTGGCATAGAGCTGTTACCCAAGCTGAATTTGAAAGAtattctttggctttgtttTTTAACCCTTCATTAGCTAAGGAAGTTGAGCCTATTGTGGGTGATGATTTGAGTAAATGTGTGTATAAGAAGGTGGTTTTGGGTGAGTATTTGGAGAATGTTTATAAG GTACTTACCACCAAAGAGAAGTAA
- the LOC130806389 gene encoding flavonol synthase/flavanone 3-hydroxylase-like isoform X1: MEDSFHKVTIVNQDGSIKTLKVPVVQELVRHGIHNIPKMFLRPPSESIETAAANLAEDFPCISMVKLRNNMEERENERKKLVDGLKEWGMVLVSDHGIPTNLLCSVKEVIKGFFELSLEEKKKCVGTYVSVDNMGYGRNYVKLDDTPMDWIDRLTMKVSPKESTIGLNVWPQNPPNFREIIETYAGEGKKLSDEILQALAEALSLQKDGFTQHFDTKTREINVRINYYPPCPNPKSTMGISAHTDATVLTVLMEFGASGGLQVMHKHKKVWMNVPWATGELLVSAGDVLEIMSNGRIESPWHRAVTQAEFERYSLALFFNPSLAKEVEPIVGDDLSKCVYKKVVLGEYLENVYKVSPTPSKVAIKFAMV, encoded by the exons ATGGAAGACTCTTTCCATAAAGTTACCATTGTAAACCAAGATGGCTCAATTAAAACCCTTAAGGTACCCGTAGTGCAAGAACTCGTTCGGCATGGCATCCATAACATACCAAAAATGTTCCTTAGACCACCCTCCGAAAGCATTGAAACCGCGGCTGCTAATTTGGCGGAAGATTTTCCGTGCATAAGTATGGTCAAATTGCGTAATAATATGGAGGAAAGAGAAAACGAGCGAAAAAAATTAGTTGATGGTCTTAAAGAATGGGGAATGGTATTAGTTAGTGACCATGGTATACCAACTAATTTGTTGTGTTCTGTTAAAGAAGTTATTAAGGGGTTTTTTGAGTTATCtttagaagaaaagaaaaaatgtgtTGGAACATATGTTAGTGTGGATAATATGGGTTATGGTAGGAATTATGTTAAGTTAGATGATACACCTATGGATTGGATTGATAGGTTAACTATGAAGGTATCTCCAAAAGAATCAACTATTGGACTTAATGTTTGGCCTCAAAATCCTCCAAATTTCAG AGAAATCATTGAAACTTATGCAGGAGAGGGTAAAAAACTAAGTGATGAAATCCTCCAAGCATTAGCAGAGGCATTATCACTACAAAAAGATGGATTTACCCAACATTTTGACACAAAAACAAGAGAAATAAATGTAAGAATAAACTATTATCCTCCATGTCCAAACCCAAAATCAACAATGGGCATAAGTGCACACACAGATGCAACTGTACTAACTGTTCTGATGGAATTTGGTGCCTCTGGTGGCCTTCAAGTTATGCACAAACATAAGAAAGTATGGATGAATGTTCCATGGGCGACGGGCGAATTGCTAGTAAGTGCAGGAGATGTTCTAGAGATAATGAGcaatggaagaattgaaagtcctTGGCATAGAGCTGTTACCCAAGCTGAATTTGAAAGAtattctttggctttgtttTTTAACCCTTCATTAGCTAAGGAAGTTGAGCCTATTGTGGGTGATGATTTGAGTAAATGTGTGTATAAGAAGGTGGTTTTGGGTGAGTATTTGGAGAATGTTTATAAGGTGAGTCCAACACCATCTAAAGTGGCAATTAAATTTGCCATGGTTTGA
- the LOC130806416 gene encoding protein SOB FIVE-LIKE 5-like → MMNVVLAPSSECSSGCESGWTLYLEHSNNTSFGNHYCHKQRKINGFHGNYHEKDQYGMNNNGVFYDYNDGDDQQEEDLSMVSDASSGPPHFDHHDHIDDEDEDQQEVLGYGRNNKQNIKLASGQHQYYDYKAQDFSLDDTASSHIFTSKKNGEKKGSSLKRVTDYGSQGLSATHFHQGRSTNNFQEHYGFVQPPLSTKQFRQNQYREY, encoded by the exons atgatgaatGTAGTATTAGCACCATCTTCAGAGTGTAGTAGTGGGTGTGAGTCTGGTTGGACTCTATACTTAGAACATTCTAATAATACAAGTTTTGGTAATCATTATTGtcataaacaaagaaaaataaatggttTTCATGGTAATTATCATGAAAAAGATCAATATGGTATGAATAATAATGGggttttttatgattataaTGATGGTGATGATCAGCAAGAAGAAGATTTATCAATGGTGTCTGATGCATCATCTGGTCCTCCACATTTTGATCATCATGATCatattgatgatgaagatgaagatcaaCAAGAGGTTTTGGGTTATGGtagaaataataaacaaaatataaaattagcaTCTGGGCAACATCAATATTATGATTATAAAGCTCAGGATTTTTCTCTTGATGATACTGCTAGCTCTCATATTTTCACTTCCAAG AAGAATGGTGAAAAAAAAGGTTCATCATTGAAGAGGGTGACAGATTACGGCTCACAAGGTTTATCTGCTACTCATTTTCATCag GGAAGATCTACCAATAATTTTCAAGAACATTATGGTTTTGTTCAGCCCCCTTTGTCAACAAAACAATTTAGACAAAACCA GTATAGAGAGTACTAG